A genomic region of Manihot esculenta cultivar AM560-2 chromosome 15, M.esculenta_v8, whole genome shotgun sequence contains the following coding sequences:
- the LOC110602259 gene encoding vacuolar protein-sorting-associated protein 33 homolog, which produces MAQIPNLDNSPLNLKSLRELSQRELVNILKNIRGKKCLVIDPKLSGSLSLIIQTSILREHGVELRHLSADPIQTDCTKVVYLVRSRFNLMRCICSHVHNDTSKGLEREYYIYFVPRREVVCEKVLEEEKVHHLMTIGEFPLYIVPLDEDILSFELDFTNKDCQVDGDTSSLWHIAKAIHKLESSFGVIPHVRAKGKASVRVADILSHMQTEEPVNSSDMGVPEINTVILLDREVDMVTPMCSQLTYEGLLDEFLHINNGSVELDASIMGAQQQEGKKMKVPLNSSDKLFKEIRDLNFEVVVQVLRQKATSMKQDYTEMTTTNQTVSELKDFVKKLNSLPEMTRHINLAQHLSTFTSKPSFLARLDMEHTIVEAQSYDICFEHIEELIHKQEPLVSVLRLLILLSVTSSGLPKKHFDYLRRELLHSYGFEHMATLNNLEKAGLLKKQETKSNWLTVKRALQLVVEDTDTANPNDISYVFSGYAPLSIRLVQHAVRSGWRPMEEILKMLPGPHSETKRTGVLSSPSSDTLYRASEAADRLADGRRALVLVVFIGGVTFAEISALRYLSAQEGMAYDLIIGTTNIVNGNTLAEAYVERFG; this is translated from the exons ATGGCTCAGATTCCAAACTTAGATAACTCTCCTCTGAATCTCAAATCCCTAAG GGAACTGTCTCAAAGAGAGCTCGTAAATATCCTCAAGAAT ATTCGGGGAAAGAAGTGCTTGGTGATTGATCCAAAGCTTAGTGGCTCTCTTTCATTGATCATCCAGACATCAATTTTAAGG GAACATGGTGTTGAACTGCGGCATCTTTCAGCAGACCCAATTCAAACTGATTGCACCAAGGTGGTCTACCTAGTTCGTTCTCGGTTTAATTTGATGAGATGCATATGCTCACATGTTCATAATGATACATCTAAAGGACTTGAGAGGGAGTATTATATTTACTTCGTACCTCGCCGTGAGGTTGTTTGCGAGAAG GTGCTTGAGGAAGAGAAAGTTCATCACTTGATGACCATAGGAGAATTCCCCCTCTACATTGTTCCGTTGGATGAGGATATATTATCATTTGAACTTGATTTCACTAACAAA GATTGCCAAGTTGATGGTGATACAAGCTCCCTTTGGCATATTGCTAAGGCCATTCACAAGCTTGAG TCTTCTTTTGGAGTGATACCACATGTGAGGGCCAAAGGCAAAGCATCAGTACGTGTTGCTGACATTCTCAGTCACATGCAAACAGAAGAACCAGTCAACTCCTCTGAT ATGGGTGTTCCAGAGATAAATACAGTCATCCTTCTGGATAGGGAG GTGGACATGGTTACTCCTATGTGTTCTCAATTAACATATGAAGGGTTACTGGATGAG TTTTTGCATATCAATAATGGTTCTGTGGAGCTTGATGCATCGATAATGGGCGCACAACAACAAGAGGGAAAAAAGATGAAAGTTCCACTGAATTCAAG TGACAAGTTGTTCAAGGAGATCAGGGATCTCAATTTTGAAGTCGTTGTCCAG GTCCTGCGGCAAAAAGCAACATCTATGAAGCAGGACTACACAGAGATGACAACAACA AACCAGACAGTTTCTGAGTTGAAGGATTTTGTTAAAAAGCTCAACTCATTGCCAGAAATGACT AGGCATATAAATCTTGCACAGCATCTGTCAACATTCACATCCAAGCCATCCTTTCTAGCAAGGCTTGACATGGAACATACTATTGTTGAGGCTCAGAGCTATGACAT ATGCTTTGAGCACATTGAAGAATTAATCCATAAGCAGGAACCTCTTGTCAGTGTTCTGCGGCTGCTCATCTTGCTTTCTGTTACAAGCTCAGGGTTGCCCAAAAAGCATTTTGATTATTTGAG GAGGGAGCTACTCCACAGCTATGGGTTTGAGCACATGGCAACtttgaataatttagaaaaagctGGATTGCTTAAAAAGCAG GAAACCAAGAGCAACTGGCTGACAGTGAAGCGCGCCCTACAACTTGTGGTTGAAGATACTGATACTGCCAA CCCAAATGACATTTCCTATGTCTTTTCTGGATATGCACCACTGAGTATCCGTCTTGTTCAGCATGCTGTTCGATCTGGATG GCGTCCTATGGAAGAAATTTTGAAGATGTTGCCAGGACCACACTCAGAAACAAAGAGA ACTGGAGTTCTAAGCAGTCCATCTTCTGACACACTGTACAGAGCTTCTGAAGCTGCAGACAG ATTAGCTGATGGAAGGCGCGCCCTTGTACTTGTTGTATTCATCGGAGGGGTTACGTTTGCAGAAATTTCTGCTCTCCGATATCTCAGTGCTCAG GAAGGGATGGCATATGATTTGATCATAGGAACAACAAATATTGTCAATGGAAATACCTTGGCAGAAGCATATGTGGAGCGTTTTGGTTGA